A window from Myxococcus fulvus encodes these proteins:
- a CDS encoding ABC transporter permease, producing MFQLFLIAFRNLGTHRRRTLLLGGAIAGVTALLVILMGLSTGMKETLLRSATILSTGHVNVGGFYKVTAGQAAPVVTSYPKVMELVRKEIPELDYAVQRGRGWAKIVSEKSSMQVGIGGVDVKNEPGLHKVLQIREGSLDGLSESGTALLFEKQAKRLEVKVGDTITISAPTMRGTNNTVDVRVAAIAGDMGMMSDFNIYVEASTLRSLYQLRDDTTGALYLYLKDVSQVPQVQARLRDVLAKAGFTVMDNDPRAFWFKFDVVNREAWTGQKLDITNWEDELSFITWTLTALNGLTGVLIFVLLVIIGVGIMNTLWIAIRERTREIGTLRAIGMQRTRVVAMFLFEAMTLGALGTLVGALLGLAVCLGVTAAHVSVPEVVAMFIMSERLNLVVDAGAVVGAMVFITTCTTLISLIPSFLAARLKPVTAMHHIG from the coding sequence ATGTTCCAGCTCTTCCTCATCGCATTCCGTAACCTCGGCACCCACCGGCGGCGCACGCTGCTGCTCGGCGGGGCCATCGCGGGTGTCACCGCGCTGCTCGTCATCCTCATGGGCCTGTCCACGGGCATGAAGGAGACGCTGCTGCGCTCGGCCACCATCCTGTCCACCGGCCACGTCAACGTGGGCGGCTTCTACAAGGTCACCGCCGGGCAGGCCGCCCCCGTGGTGACGTCCTACCCGAAGGTCATGGAGCTGGTCCGGAAGGAGATTCCGGAGCTCGACTACGCCGTCCAGCGCGGGCGCGGCTGGGCGAAGATCGTCAGCGAGAAGAGCTCCATGCAGGTGGGCATCGGCGGCGTCGACGTGAAGAACGAGCCCGGCCTCCACAAGGTCCTCCAGATTCGCGAGGGCTCGCTCGACGGGCTGTCGGAGTCAGGCACGGCGCTGCTGTTCGAGAAGCAGGCCAAGCGGCTGGAGGTGAAGGTGGGCGACACCATCACCATCTCCGCGCCCACCATGCGCGGCACCAACAACACGGTGGACGTGCGCGTGGCGGCCATCGCCGGCGACATGGGGATGATGAGCGACTTCAACATCTACGTCGAAGCCTCCACCCTGCGCTCGCTCTACCAGCTGCGCGATGACACCACCGGCGCGCTCTACCTGTACCTGAAGGACGTCTCGCAGGTGCCGCAGGTCCAGGCGCGCCTGCGCGATGTGCTGGCCAAGGCCGGCTTCACCGTGATGGACAACGACCCGCGCGCGTTCTGGTTCAAGTTCGACGTCGTCAATCGCGAGGCGTGGACGGGCCAGAAGCTGGACATCACCAACTGGGAGGACGAGCTGTCCTTCATCACCTGGACGCTCACCGCGCTCAACGGACTGACGGGTGTGCTCATCTTCGTGCTGCTGGTCATCATCGGCGTGGGCATCATGAACACGCTGTGGATCGCCATCCGCGAGCGCACCCGGGAGATTGGGACGCTGCGCGCGATCGGCATGCAGAGGACGCGCGTGGTGGCGATGTTCCTCTTCGAGGCGATGACGCTCGGGGCGCTGGGCACGCTGGTGGGGGCGCTGCTCGGCCTGGCGGTGTGCCTGGGCGTGACGGCCGCGCACGTGAGCGTCCCCGAGGTGGTGGCGATGTTCATCATGTCCGAGCGGCTGAACCTGGTGGTGGACGCGGGCGCGGTGGTGGGCGCCATGGTGTTCATCACGACCTGCACCACGCTCATCTCGTTGATTCCCTCCTTCCTCGCCGCGCGGCTCAAGCCGGTGACGGCGATGCACCACATCGGGTGA
- a CDS encoding outer membrane lipoprotein-sorting protein, whose protein sequence is MSLKSLLSAAVVTVALLSAPVALALEPAVMTQMLATIDDRQRNGGDYKALIYLEQKEKDKTDNVREAFVYRRDADDKLMILFSKPKTEAGKGYLRMDKNLWSYDPNVGKWERRTERERIAGTDSRRADFDESRLAEEFDPTYEGEAKLGKYTAHKLSLKVKPNIDVAYPVVKLWVDKDSTNILKREEYALSGRLMRTALYPRWKKIFSESKGADVWFPEEIRIYDEVEKANSTIILIKSVDLRSLEANLFTKAWLESKSR, encoded by the coding sequence ATGAGCCTCAAGAGCCTGCTGTCCGCCGCGGTCGTCACCGTGGCCCTGCTGTCCGCGCCCGTGGCCCTGGCCCTGGAGCCGGCCGTCATGACGCAGATGCTGGCGACCATCGATGATCGCCAGCGCAATGGTGGCGACTACAAGGCGCTCATCTATCTGGAGCAGAAGGAGAAGGACAAGACGGACAACGTGCGCGAGGCGTTCGTGTACCGACGCGACGCGGACGACAAGCTGATGATCCTCTTCAGCAAGCCCAAGACGGAGGCCGGCAAGGGCTACCTCCGCATGGACAAGAACCTCTGGAGCTACGACCCCAACGTGGGCAAGTGGGAGCGTCGCACGGAGCGCGAGCGCATCGCCGGCACCGACAGCCGCCGCGCCGACTTCGACGAGTCCCGCCTGGCCGAGGAGTTCGACCCGACGTACGAGGGCGAGGCCAAGCTGGGCAAGTACACGGCGCACAAGCTGTCGCTCAAGGTGAAGCCCAACATCGACGTGGCCTACCCCGTCGTGAAGCTGTGGGTGGACAAGGACTCCACCAACATCCTCAAGCGCGAGGAGTACGCGCTGTCCGGCCGGCTGATGCGCACCGCGCTCTACCCGCGCTGGAAGAAGATCTTCAGCGAGTCCAAGGGCGCCGACGTCTGGTTCCCCGAGGAGATCCGCATCTACGACGAGGTGGAGAAGGCCAACTCCACCATCATCCTCATCAAGTCGGTGGACCTGCGCTCGCTGGAGGCCAACCTCTTCACCAAGGCCTGGCTCGAGAGCAAGAGCCGATGA